From Streptomyces sp. NBC_00683, one genomic window encodes:
- a CDS encoding DEAD/DEAH box helicase has translation MPENVENNELVELAEAVVAAAPEAAVAVVDAPAEIQAPADAELSDEAAEVVEDAADAEPTITFASLGLPDGIVRKLAQNGVTAPFPIQAATIPDALAGKDILGRGRTGSGKTLSFGLPTLATLAGGHTEKKKPRAIILTPTRELAMQVADALQPYGDVLGLKMKVVCGGTSMSNQIYALERGVDVLVATPGRLRDIINRGACSLANVQVAVLDEADQMSDLGFLPEVTELLDQIPGGGQRMLFSATMENEIGTLVKRYLSNPVTHEVDSAQGNVSTMSHHVLVVKPKDKAPVTSAIAARKGRTIIFVRTQLGADRIAEQLIESGVKADALHGGMTQGARTRVLEDFKKGLVNALVATDVAARGIHVDGIDLVLNVDPAGDHKDYLHRSGRTARAGKSGVVVSLALPHQRRQIFRLMEDAGVDASRHIVQGAGVFEPEVAEITGARSLTEVQADSANNAAKQAEREAADLTKQLERVQRRAVELREEADRLVARAARERGDDPEAAVAEVAAEAEAALLAAAAVPEQPAPREDRRDDRGNYGRRDDRGGDRGGDRGGYRGGNDRVGERSGRPSGANGYRGNSDRPSFRSSNDRPSGGGFRSGGGERRDDRGGRSFERRDNDRPAFRERRDERPSGGFRSGGGDRRDDRGGRSFERRDNDRPAFNRDNDRPAFNRDRRDDRPSGGFRSGSSDRPVNRDRRDDRPSSGFRSGGGDRPAGHRGGTGTGTGTGTFGRRDDKPRWKRNG, from the coding sequence ATGCCCGAGAACGTCGAGAACAACGAGCTCGTGGAGCTCGCCGAGGCCGTAGTGGCCGCGGCTCCCGAGGCCGCTGTGGCCGTCGTGGACGCTCCCGCCGAGATCCAGGCCCCCGCCGACGCCGAGCTCTCCGACGAGGCCGCAGAGGTCGTCGAGGACGCTGCCGACGCTGAGCCGACCATCACGTTCGCCTCGCTCGGACTGCCCGACGGCATCGTCCGCAAGCTCGCGCAGAACGGTGTGACCGCCCCCTTCCCGATCCAGGCGGCGACCATCCCGGACGCCCTGGCCGGCAAGGACATCCTCGGCCGCGGCCGTACCGGCTCCGGCAAGACGCTCTCCTTCGGTCTGCCGACCCTGGCCACGCTGGCCGGCGGTCACACCGAGAAGAAGAAGCCCCGCGCGATCATCCTCACGCCGACCCGTGAGCTCGCGATGCAGGTCGCCGACGCACTGCAGCCCTACGGCGACGTCCTCGGCCTGAAGATGAAGGTCGTCTGCGGCGGTACGTCGATGAGCAACCAGATCTACGCGCTGGAGCGCGGTGTCGACGTCCTCGTCGCCACCCCGGGCCGTCTGCGCGACATCATCAACCGTGGCGCCTGCTCCCTGGCGAACGTCCAGGTCGCGGTCCTCGACGAGGCCGACCAGATGTCCGACCTGGGCTTCCTGCCCGAGGTCACCGAGCTGCTCGACCAGATCCCCGGCGGCGGCCAGCGCATGCTCTTCTCCGCCACCATGGAGAACGAGATCGGCACGCTCGTCAAGCGCTACCTGAGCAACCCGGTCACCCACGAGGTCGACAGCGCCCAGGGCAACGTCTCGACCATGTCGCACCACGTCCTCGTCGTGAAGCCGAAGGACAAGGCGCCGGTCACCTCCGCGATCGCCGCCCGTAAGGGCCGCACGATCATCTTCGTCCGCACCCAGCTGGGCGCGGACCGAATCGCCGAGCAGCTCATCGAGTCCGGCGTGAAGGCGGACGCGCTGCACGGCGGCATGACGCAGGGTGCCCGTACCCGTGTGCTCGAGGACTTCAAGAAGGGCCTCGTCAACGCCCTCGTCGCCACCGACGTCGCCGCCCGCGGCATCCACGTCGACGGCATCGACCTCGTCCTGAACGTGGACCCGGCCGGCGACCACAAGGACTACCTGCACCGCTCGGGCCGTACCGCCCGTGCCGGCAAGTCCGGTGTCGTCGTCTCGCTGGCGCTGCCGCACCAGCGTCGCCAGATCTTCCGCCTCATGGAGGACGCGGGCGTCGACGCCTCGCGTCACATCGTGCAGGGCGCGGGCGTCTTCGAGCCGGAGGTCGCCGAGATCACCGGTGCCCGTTCGCTGACCGAGGTCCAGGCCGACTCCGCGAACAACGCGGCCAAGCAGGCCGAGCGCGAGGCAGCCGACCTCACCAAGCAGCTGGAGCGCGTCCAGCGCCGCGCCGTCGAGCTGCGCGAGGAGGCCGACCGCCTGGTCGCCCGTGCCGCCCGTGAGCGTGGGGACGACCCGGAGGCAGCGGTGGCCGAGGTCGCCGCCGAGGCCGAGGCCGCCCTGCTGGCCGCCGCGGCCGTGCCGGAGCAGCCGGCTCCCCGCGAGGACCGTCGTGACGACCGCGGCAACTACGGCCGTCGTGACGACCGTGGCGGCGACCGCGGTGGCGACCGTGGTGGATACCGCGGCGGCAACGACCGTGTCGGCGAGCGCAGTGGCCGCCCGTCCGGTGCCAACGGCTACCGCGGCAACAGCGACCGTCCGTCGTTCCGCAGCAGCAACGACCGTCCGTCCGGCGGCGGCTTCCGCTCCGGTGGCGGCGAGCGTCGTGACGACCGTGGCGGCCGTTCCTTCGAGCGTCGTGACAACGACCGCCCGGCGTTCCGTGAGCGTCGTGACGAGCGTCCCTCGGGCGGCTTCCGCTCCGGTGGCGGCGACCGTCGTGACGACCGTGGCGGCCGTTCCTTCGAGCGTCGTGACAACGACCGCCCGGCGTTCAACCGCGACAACGACCGTCCCGCGTTCAACCGCGACCGTCGTGACGACCGCCCGTCCGGTGGCTTCCGCTCCGGCAGCAGCGACCGTCCGGTCAACCGTGACCGCCGCGACGACCGTCCCTCGAGCGGCTTCCGCTCCGGCGGCGGCGACCGTCCGGCCGGCCACCGCGGTGGCACCGGCACGGGTACCGGCACCGGTACCTTCGGCCGCCGCGACGACAAGCCGCGCTGGAAGCGCAACGGCTGA
- a CDS encoding metallophosphoesterase family protein codes for MARDPFRAAVVRIRHHYRARSTAPVSTLAAAPHPYTRVLGLLAVVVLGAWLGLLIVGSVRTPVGPMDTTMTLRPSLSGGTKINVSPLGALELNSHIAPVRLDVDVDQLDPERSQALVKHPERLSGLQDEVTEDVATGTRELAVRSCVAVVSGATALGLAVYRRPRRALAAGGLALALLAASGVSAYATWNPKSVLEPKFSGLLSSAPSVVGDARSIVTEFDVYQQELARLVTNVTKLYDATSTLPVYSPDPATIRVLHVSDVHLNPASWHIIGSLVEQYEIDVIIDSGDTMDHGTAAENGFLDPIRDLGAPYVWVRGNHDSAVTQAYMKNLKNVHVLDEGSAVDVAGLRIAGTGDPQFTPDRSRPTGGRAAEELAGMRLASALRDQQRAGTPVDIAVAHDPNAARQTDGTVPLVLAGHVHHRVNELLKLGTRLKVEGSTGGGGLRAVQNEKPEKVRASVLYLDRATRHLQAWDEITLGGLGLTTAEVSRHLPEENLAAPSPSPTVSNTSP; via the coding sequence ATGGCCCGCGACCCGTTCCGCGCCGCAGTCGTCCGCATCCGGCACCACTACCGCGCCCGCTCCACCGCCCCCGTCAGCACGCTCGCCGCCGCCCCGCACCCGTACACGCGTGTGCTCGGACTGCTCGCCGTCGTCGTGCTGGGGGCCTGGCTGGGGCTTCTGATCGTCGGCAGCGTGCGTACGCCGGTGGGGCCCATGGACACGACCATGACCCTGCGCCCCTCACTCAGCGGCGGCACCAAGATCAACGTGTCGCCGCTCGGTGCCCTGGAGCTGAACTCCCACATCGCCCCGGTCCGCCTCGACGTCGATGTCGACCAGCTGGATCCGGAGCGCTCCCAGGCCCTGGTCAAGCACCCCGAACGGCTCTCCGGTCTCCAGGACGAGGTCACCGAGGACGTCGCCACCGGCACCCGGGAGCTCGCCGTCCGCTCCTGCGTCGCCGTCGTCTCCGGTGCCACCGCGCTCGGCCTCGCCGTCTACCGCCGTCCGCGCCGGGCACTGGCCGCCGGAGGGCTCGCACTGGCGCTCCTGGCCGCGTCGGGCGTCAGCGCGTACGCCACCTGGAATCCGAAGTCCGTCCTGGAGCCCAAGTTCTCCGGACTGCTCTCCAGCGCCCCCTCGGTCGTCGGCGACGCCCGCTCGATCGTCACCGAATTCGACGTCTACCAGCAGGAACTGGCCCGGCTCGTCACCAACGTCACCAAGCTGTACGACGCCACGTCCACGCTCCCGGTGTACTCGCCGGACCCCGCCACCATCAGGGTCCTGCACGTCTCGGACGTGCATCTCAACCCCGCCTCCTGGCACATCATCGGCTCGCTGGTCGAGCAGTACGAGATCGACGTGATCATCGACTCGGGCGACACGATGGACCACGGCACAGCGGCCGAGAACGGCTTCCTGGACCCCATCCGCGACCTCGGCGCGCCCTACGTGTGGGTGCGGGGCAACCACGACTCCGCCGTCACCCAGGCCTACATGAAGAACCTCAAGAACGTGCACGTCCTCGACGAGGGCAGCGCCGTGGACGTCGCCGGACTGCGGATCGCGGGCACCGGCGACCCCCAGTTCACCCCCGACCGCTCACGCCCCACCGGCGGCAGGGCGGCCGAGGAGCTGGCGGGGATGCGGCTCGCCTCCGCGCTGCGCGACCAGCAGCGGGCGGGCACCCCGGTCGACATCGCGGTGGCCCACGACCCGAACGCGGCGCGGCAGACCGACGGCACCGTTCCGCTCGTCCTGGCCGGCCATGTGCACCACCGGGTGAACGAACTGCTGAAGCTCGGTACGCGGCTGAAGGTCGAGGGCTCCACGGGCGGCGGCGGGCTGCGCGCCGTGCAGAACGAGAAGCCGGAGAAGGTGCGCGCCTCGGTGCTCTACCTGGACCGCGCCACCCGGCACCTGCAGGCCTGGGACGAGATCACCCTGGGCGGTCTGGGCCTGACGACGGCCGAGGTCAGCCGCCATCTCCCGGAGGAGAACCTGGCCGCTCCCTCGCCCTCCCCGACCGTCTCCAACACCTCCCCGTAA
- a CDS encoding fluoride efflux transporter FluC codes for MNWLLVVIGGAVGAPLRYLTDRAVQARHGAGLPYVFPWGTFTVNAAGSLLLGVLTGAAVSAHTYALLGTGLCGALTTYSTFSYETLRLAETGRGFLAAANVVASLLVGLGAVFLGAELAGGSGGFAGSGGFGG; via the coding sequence GTGAACTGGCTGCTGGTCGTCATCGGAGGCGCCGTCGGTGCGCCGTTGCGCTATCTGACGGACCGTGCGGTGCAGGCCCGGCACGGGGCGGGGCTGCCGTACGTGTTCCCGTGGGGGACCTTCACCGTCAACGCGGCGGGCAGCCTGCTGCTCGGGGTGCTGACGGGGGCCGCCGTATCCGCACATACGTACGCCCTGCTGGGTACGGGGCTGTGCGGGGCGCTGACGACGTACTCGACGTTCTCGTACGAGACGCTGCGGCTGGCCGAGACCGGCCGGGGCTTTCTGGCGGCGGCCAATGTGGTGGCCTCCCTGCTCGTGGGCCTCGGGGCCGTGTTCCTGGGGGCGGAACTCGCCGGGGGCTCCGGCGGCTTCGCGGGCTCGGGGGGCTTCGGCGGCTGA
- a CDS encoding FG-GAP repeat domain-containing protein, translating into MAHRALSSGVIAASLVLSVTAGLPTPAAATPRAVQNAVPAATAAAADPVVVPATLRSTVQSFNLVSTGGAREADAVGELGVFNRPSANSGYRWTRFSDGAHVPAGPTGSGILMKVYGTGTDTIAYQWADEVELRDMVAGTTTFVPIPEGLTFAGVYGHTVVAVKLVTTEADGTTSTTATEAHLLDIRADGTTRDRTVTGLPEGARYAGAAQTAATGDESGVLLRYVHDGVAKMAMVDFGTAHMAGSSARIQGTAPGYLLTPRYVVWYSYGADSTISVVPRSDIGATPRVLTAPAPTERSGYHLAVVGDWLLHNKGSVSLMATPLDGGPSRQLLAKARTEIAAAQDGSAVVVGGATGYASDTTWGVYRIVEGQDGVPEPTRVIDLAALPMDLEGIGLSAGRLTAVTRPTTLRNGTERELAVQGTPSYGPASGSSISFVSECGPEDPDCHAIHGTGDGKPVVLIRLESGAGDEIRERGSSVRTGLSGGTLTDTDGDYAVYTHAASNQQIVYRLGGQKILTRSPVASALWAGTLWSAGTKPGTVTSYDLATGSTTATVDLGSGCAPSELQALGRWLYWTCGPSGGAGILDRTTGKSIAVPVGEALLGDGYLVRHDKAAGKLVLTDLVSSAATGAAVTRVVADLPATANPQRRVAWTVDKYGGHLAYVDAGQQVHVVPTGVATQPLSARDESWTGQPGADSSVWRYGGKLSKPASSWKAVFTNRRTGKAVGTVTGGEVRGRLTGYWDGRTGADPLAVNGPYSWTLTVQPADGHGAAMVRSGEFVLTGGAAAWRDSGRDGLGDLHVVVDEGMIGHRDGKLPGTVGPPTGHWGIFDTDARRILPTGDLAGDGCNDYLAVKTDGTLLRIDSWCGIGVNAEPVQIGVGWKTYDMFAPGDINGDGIPDLLARQQSTGYLFLYPGDGKGRLKARTQIGVGWKGLTVVGAGDLTGDGFGDLLVRDSAGVLWRYAGTGTGRVAAKVRIGPGWQAYNALAAVGDITGDGRNDLLARDKAGVLWRYNGTGTGSFTARAKVGPGWNIYPTIF; encoded by the coding sequence GTGGCCCACCGTGCCCTCAGCTCCGGCGTCATCGCCGCATCGCTCGTACTGTCCGTCACCGCGGGCCTGCCGACGCCGGCCGCGGCCACGCCGCGGGCGGTACAGAACGCCGTCCCGGCCGCGACGGCCGCAGCGGCCGACCCCGTGGTGGTGCCGGCCACGCTGCGCAGCACCGTGCAGTCCTTCAACCTCGTCTCCACCGGCGGTGCCCGTGAGGCCGACGCCGTCGGTGAACTGGGCGTCTTCAACCGCCCGTCCGCCAATTCCGGCTACCGCTGGACGCGTTTCTCCGACGGTGCCCACGTTCCGGCGGGCCCGACGGGCAGTGGCATCCTCATGAAGGTGTACGGGACCGGTACCGACACGATCGCCTATCAGTGGGCGGACGAGGTCGAGCTGCGCGACATGGTGGCGGGCACCACGACGTTCGTGCCGATCCCCGAGGGGCTCACCTTCGCCGGCGTCTACGGGCATACGGTCGTCGCCGTGAAGCTGGTGACCACGGAAGCCGACGGGACGACCAGCACGACGGCCACCGAGGCACACCTCCTCGACATACGGGCCGACGGGACGACGCGGGACCGTACGGTCACCGGCCTCCCCGAGGGCGCCAGATACGCGGGGGCGGCCCAGACAGCCGCGACAGGCGACGAGAGCGGCGTCCTGCTGCGCTACGTGCACGACGGGGTCGCCAAGATGGCGATGGTCGACTTCGGAACCGCGCACATGGCCGGCAGCTCCGCCCGCATACAGGGGACCGCGCCCGGTTACCTTCTGACGCCCCGGTACGTGGTCTGGTACTCGTACGGCGCCGACTCGACGATCAGCGTGGTTCCCCGGTCCGACATCGGTGCCACTCCGAGGGTCCTCACCGCACCGGCGCCCACCGAGCGCAGCGGCTACCACCTCGCTGTCGTCGGCGACTGGCTGCTGCACAACAAGGGGAGCGTCTCCCTGATGGCCACACCGCTCGACGGCGGTCCCTCACGTCAGCTGCTCGCTAAGGCCAGGACGGAGATCGCGGCTGCCCAGGACGGTTCCGCCGTGGTCGTCGGCGGAGCCACCGGCTATGCGTCGGACACCACGTGGGGGGTGTACCGCATCGTCGAGGGTCAGGACGGGGTGCCCGAGCCGACCCGTGTGATCGACCTTGCCGCACTGCCGATGGACCTGGAGGGAATCGGCCTGTCGGCGGGCAGGCTGACCGCCGTGACCCGTCCGACAACGCTCCGTAATGGCACGGAGCGAGAGCTCGCGGTCCAGGGAACCCCCTCCTACGGACCCGCGTCCGGGTCGTCCATCTCGTTCGTGAGCGAATGCGGACCCGAGGATCCCGACTGTCACGCCATCCACGGCACCGGCGACGGCAAGCCGGTGGTACTGATCCGGCTGGAGTCGGGCGCCGGCGACGAGATACGGGAACGCGGGAGTTCGGTCCGCACAGGGCTGTCCGGTGGAACGCTCACGGACACCGACGGCGACTACGCCGTCTATACGCATGCCGCGTCGAACCAGCAGATCGTCTACCGGTTGGGCGGTCAGAAGATCCTGACCCGGAGCCCCGTGGCGTCCGCCCTGTGGGCCGGAACGCTGTGGAGCGCCGGGACGAAGCCGGGCACGGTGACCTCGTACGACCTGGCCACGGGCTCGACGACGGCGACGGTCGACCTCGGCTCGGGCTGCGCACCGAGCGAACTCCAGGCACTGGGACGCTGGTTGTACTGGACGTGCGGACCCTCCGGCGGCGCCGGGATTCTCGACCGTACGACAGGGAAGTCGATCGCCGTACCCGTCGGAGAAGCCCTGCTTGGGGACGGATATCTCGTACGCCACGACAAGGCGGCCGGAAAGCTGGTGCTGACCGATCTGGTGTCCTCGGCGGCGACCGGTGCCGCGGTGACCCGCGTCGTCGCGGACCTGCCCGCGACCGCGAACCCGCAGCGGCGGGTGGCGTGGACGGTCGACAAGTACGGCGGGCACCTCGCCTACGTGGACGCGGGACAGCAGGTGCACGTCGTGCCGACCGGGGTGGCGACCCAGCCGCTGTCCGCCCGTGACGAGTCGTGGACGGGGCAGCCCGGTGCGGACTCGAGCGTGTGGAGATACGGGGGGAAGCTCTCCAAGCCCGCCTCGTCGTGGAAGGCCGTCTTCACGAACCGGCGGACCGGGAAGGCGGTCGGCACCGTCACGGGCGGCGAGGTCCGGGGCAGGCTCACGGGGTACTGGGACGGCCGGACCGGTGCCGACCCGCTGGCCGTCAACGGCCCGTACAGCTGGACGCTGACCGTCCAGCCGGCCGACGGCCACGGTGCGGCGATGGTCCGTAGCGGTGAGTTCGTGCTGACCGGGGGCGCCGCGGCCTGGCGGGACTCCGGCCGGGACGGACTCGGTGATCTCCACGTCGTCGTGGACGAAGGCATGATCGGACATCGCGACGGCAAGCTGCCCGGTACGGTCGGCCCGCCCACCGGCCACTGGGGGATCTTCGACACGGACGCGAGGAGGATCCTTCCTACGGGCGACCTCGCCGGTGACGGGTGCAACGACTACCTGGCTGTGAAGACCGACGGCACTCTGCTGCGGATCGACAGCTGGTGCGGGATCGGTGTCAACGCGGAGCCCGTGCAGATCGGTGTCGGCTGGAAGACGTACGACATGTTCGCGCCCGGCGACATCAACGGCGACGGGATCCCGGACCTGCTGGCCCGCCAGCAGTCCACCGGCTACCTCTTCCTGTACCCGGGCGACGGCAAGGGCAGGCTGAAGGCCCGTACCCAGATCGGGGTCGGCTGGAAGGGGCTCACGGTCGTGGGAGCGGGCGATCTCACCGGCGACGGCTTCGGTGACCTGCTCGTACGCGACAGTGCCGGGGTGCTGTGGCGCTATGCGGGCACGGGCACGGGCAGGGTCGCGGCCAAGGTGCGGATCGGCCCCGGCTGGCAGGCGTACAACGCGCTCGCGGCCGTCGGTGACATCACGGGCGACGGCAGGAACGACCTGCTCGCCAGGGACAAGGCCGGGGTGCTCTGGCGGTACAACGGCACGGGGACGGGCTCGTTCACGGCGCGGGCCAAGGTGGGGCCGGGCTGGAACATCTACCCGACGATCTTCTAG
- a CDS encoding metallopeptidase family protein, with amino-acid sequence MLEMTREEFEELVSLALDRVPPELMRLMDNVAVFVEDEPEPGDPDLLGLYEGTPLTDRGEWYAGVLPDRITIYRGPTLRMCESREDVVAETEITVVHEIAHHFGIDDERLHALGYG; translated from the coding sequence GTGCTGGAGATGACGCGCGAGGAGTTCGAAGAGCTGGTGAGTCTGGCTCTTGACCGGGTCCCGCCGGAGCTGATGCGGCTGATGGACAACGTCGCGGTGTTCGTCGAGGACGAACCGGAGCCCGGGGACCCCGATCTGCTGGGGCTCTACGAGGGCACGCCGCTCACCGATCGCGGTGAGTGGTACGCCGGGGTGCTGCCGGACCGGATCACCATCTATCGCGGGCCGACCCTGCGGATGTGCGAGTCGCGCGAGGACGTCGTCGCCGAGACCGAGATCACGGTGGTCCACGAGATCGCCCACCACTTCGGCATCGACGACGAGCGGCTGCACGCGTTGGGCTACGGGTGA
- a CDS encoding fluoride efflux transporter FluC gives MSAREPGRRPPIDPDVDLSVPAQRAETAGAGRWQVPAVIAAGGALGATARYAASLAWPAAEGAFPWAVFVVNVTGCALIGVLMVLVAERGTVTHPLVRPFLGVGVLGGFTTFSTYAADVSKLLVRQEVLVATAYALSTVVAALGAVWGAAALTRALVDGRGRAS, from the coding sequence GTGAGCGCACGGGAACCCGGTCGCCGGCCGCCCATCGACCCGGACGTCGACCTCTCCGTACCCGCGCAGCGTGCGGAGACCGCGGGGGCCGGCCGGTGGCAGGTCCCCGCGGTGATCGCGGCGGGAGGCGCGCTGGGCGCCACGGCCCGGTACGCGGCGTCCCTGGCCTGGCCGGCCGCCGAGGGGGCGTTCCCCTGGGCGGTCTTCGTCGTCAATGTGACGGGCTGTGCCCTGATCGGGGTGCTGATGGTGCTGGTCGCCGAGCGGGGGACGGTCACGCATCCGCTGGTGCGGCCGTTCCTGGGGGTCGGGGTGCTCGGCGGATTCACCACCTTCTCGACGTACGCCGCCGACGTGTCGAAGCTGCTGGTGCGTCAGGAGGTGCTCGTGGCGACGGCGTACGCGCTGTCGACGGTCGTGGCGGCGCTCGGAGCGGTGTGGGGGGCGGCCGCGCTCACGCGGGCCCTGGTGGACGGGCGGGGGCGGGCCTCGTGA